One genomic window of bacterium includes the following:
- a CDS encoding sigma-70 family RNA polymerase sigma factor, with protein sequence MRSESSEAEVRGARYGRYEPGSEADFERLYRSAYRQILGTLITLLGDRAAAEDCAQDAFERAYKSWRTWRDDAPAEAWLHRIAINVAISDRRHQRLRQAGEVIRRLGRPASPADPATLAERSDLLRALRRLPARQAAALVLRHYHGYSNREIATALGVPERTVASRLAAAKKQLSVTLADARKTKNG encoded by the coding sequence ATTCGTTCGGAGTCAAGTGAAGCGGAGGTCCGCGGCGCTCGGTACGGACGCTACGAGCCGGGCTCGGAGGCGGACTTCGAGCGGCTCTACCGGAGCGCCTACCGGCAGATCCTGGGCACCCTGATCACCCTGCTCGGCGACCGGGCGGCGGCGGAGGATTGCGCCCAGGACGCCTTCGAGCGTGCCTACAAGAGCTGGAGGACATGGCGCGACGACGCGCCGGCCGAGGCCTGGCTGCATCGCATCGCGATCAACGTCGCGATCTCGGATCGGAGGCATCAGCGCCTGCGCCAGGCGGGCGAGGTCATCCGCCGCCTGGGCCGCCCCGCCTCGCCCGCCGATCCGGCGACCCTCGCCGAAAGATCCGATCTCCTCCGGGCGCTCCGGCGGCTTCCGGCCAGGCAGGCCGCCGCGCTGGTGCTGCGCCACTACCACGGCTACAGCAACCGGGAGATCGCCACCGCGCTCGGCGTGCCGGAGCGGACCGTCGCCTCCCGCCTGGCGGCGGCGAAAAAACAGCTGAGCGTCACCCTGGCTGACGCGCGGAAAACCAAAAATGGGTAG
- a CDS encoding cysteine--tRNA ligase, with translation MDLARLPDPIEVLAAQHRPLAKVGPEVVDQDPSDHVLDPGGSVQPVSPHTWQHRFRMMATTPAIRLYNTFTRTKEGLRPLAGGTVRIYSCGPTVYRYVHVGNLRTFMLPDLLCRSLEYLGYRTEQVMNITDVGHLTDDTFDRGEDKMLVSARLEKKSPAEIAAHYTAAFMADAAKLNIRRAAQYPHASHFIPRMIELITTLIAKGHAYEAGGTVYYDIGSFAAYGKLSRNTIDKLLAGARGEVDPRKRHPGDFTLWKAAGEHRQQVWPSPWGPGFPGWHIECSAMSMSLLGERFDIHTGGADNVFPHHEAEIAQSEGVTGHRVVSCWMHGGLLMLAGSRMAKSAGNFFRITELEEQGFDPLAFRYLALQAKYRTKLNFSTGGLAGADRALRQLRERVAGWSRDSSGGDLQGADAAAFESRFRSALADDLDLPAVMALVAELAHSDVAPGARAALLRSWDRVLGLDLDRSQPDVALPGGASSLLEARERARAAKDFATADRLRDELATLGVAVTDTAAGQRWKVAGDK, from the coding sequence ATGGACCTCGCCCGCCTGCCGGACCCGATCGAGGTGCTCGCCGCCCAGCACCGTCCCCTTGCGAAGGTTGGGCCCGAGGTCGTGGACCAGGACCCGTCCGACCACGTCCTCGACCCGGGCGGATCCGTCCAGCCGGTGAGCCCTCACACCTGGCAGCATAGATTCAGAATGATGGCGACCACTCCGGCGATCCGGCTCTACAACACCTTCACGCGCACCAAGGAGGGGCTCCGTCCTCTGGCCGGCGGGACCGTCCGGATCTACTCCTGCGGGCCCACCGTCTATCGCTACGTGCATGTTGGGAACCTCCGCACGTTCATGCTGCCGGACCTTTTGTGCCGGAGCCTCGAGTACCTCGGCTACCGCACCGAGCAGGTGATGAACATCACCGACGTCGGCCATCTCACCGACGACACGTTCGACCGCGGCGAGGACAAGATGCTCGTCTCCGCGCGCCTGGAGAAAAAGTCGCCGGCAGAGATTGCGGCTCACTACACCGCGGCATTCATGGCGGATGCGGCGAAGCTCAACATCCGCCGTGCGGCCCAGTATCCGCACGCGTCCCACTTCATACCGCGGATGATCGAGCTGATCACCACGCTGATCGCCAAAGGGCATGCCTATGAGGCGGGCGGCACGGTCTATTACGACATCGGGAGCTTTGCCGCCTACGGCAAGCTTTCGCGCAACACGATCGACAAGCTGCTGGCGGGCGCCCGCGGCGAAGTCGACCCGCGGAAGCGCCATCCCGGTGACTTCACGCTCTGGAAGGCCGCCGGTGAGCACCGGCAGCAGGTGTGGCCGAGCCCGTGGGGGCCTGGCTTTCCAGGCTGGCACATCGAATGCTCGGCGATGTCGATGTCGCTCCTTGGAGAGCGCTTCGACATCCACACCGGCGGCGCCGACAACGTGTTTCCGCACCACGAAGCGGAGATCGCACAGTCGGAAGGGGTCACCGGCCACCGCGTGGTGAGCTGCTGGATGCACGGCGGGCTGCTCATGCTCGCGGGTTCGCGCATGGCGAAATCAGCCGGTAACTTCTTTCGTATCACCGAGCTCGAGGAGCAGGGCTTCGACCCGCTGGCGTTCCGATATCTCGCGCTCCAGGCGAAGTACCGCACCAAGCTCAACTTCAGCACCGGCGGCCTCGCGGGCGCCGACCGTGCCCTGCGCCAGCTCCGCGAACGCGTCGCCGGTTGGTCTCGTGACTCAAGCGGCGGCGACCTCCAGGGCGCGGACGCCGCCGCGTTCGAGTCACGGTTCAGATCCGCCCTCGCGGACGACCTCGACCTGCCGGCGGTGATGGCGCTCGTGGCCGAGCTGGCTCACTCGGATGTCGCACCGGGCGCGCGTGCGGCCCTGCTGCGCTCGTGGGACCGCGTGCTGGGACTCGACCTCGACCGATCCCAGCCTGACGTGGCCCTGCCCGGCGGCGCATCAAGCCTGCTCGAGGCGCGCGAGAGAGCGCGGGCGGCCAAAGACTTCGCCACCGCGGATCGGCTGCGCGACGAGCTGGCGACCCTCGGCGTCGCCGTCACCGACACCGCCGCCGGCCAGCGTTGGAAGGTCGCCGGCGACAAATAG
- a CDS encoding DUF309 domain-containing protein — protein MLRRGEHPPGALQLVDAAQTLEPGGIDQVLLGRQPGHAPRPALGDAKVSVDGIARQVGARVLGRKLSHAAIIAARVSVSDGLRHGIELFNRGRYWDAHEVWEGEWLPDRKGPDAGFYKGMIQVAAGCLHYGRRNRRGASNKWRSGADYLRPYLPEHRGVRLVELVTAVDGLLAAMAANGWPELTMPVIRLQE, from the coding sequence ATGCTCCGCCGTGGCGAACACCCACCAGGCGCTCTGCAGCTGGTGGATGCGGCGCAGACGCTGGAGCCAGGCGGAATCGACCAGGTCCTGCTCGGCCGCCAGCCCGGCCACGCCCCCAGGCCCGCCCTTGGTGATGCGAAGGTATCGGTAGATGGGATCGCTCGACAGGTTGGCGCGCGAGTACTCGGCCGGAAGCTCAGCCATGCAGCGATTATCGCGGCCCGTGTCAGCGTGAGCGACGGGCTCAGGCACGGCATCGAGCTTTTCAACCGCGGTCGTTACTGGGACGCGCACGAGGTCTGGGAAGGCGAGTGGCTGCCGGATCGCAAGGGTCCTGACGCCGGCTTTTACAAGGGAATGATCCAGGTCGCGGCCGGCTGCCTGCATTACGGCCGCCGCAACCGGCGCGGCGCGAGCAACAAGTGGCGGAGCGGCGCGGACTACCTCCGCCCGTACCTGCCCGAGCACCGCGGGGTGCGATTGGTGGAGCTGGTGACGGCGGTGGACGGGTTGCTCGCGGCGATGGCGGCCAACGGCTGGCCGGAGCTCACGATGCCGGTGATCCGCCTTCAGGAATAG
- a CDS encoding DEAD/DEAH box helicase, with the protein MASFPSFDAAGFQGDITLDHGIPEAPANFAPLPSDLRPELVEALARRGIQRLYSHQADAYDAVRRGRHLVVVTPTASGKTLCYNLPVLERLLESPERRALYLYPTKALAQDQLAELSALKHGLPIEVRVDTYDGDTSPGRRTAIREGGHVVMTNPDMLHAGVLPHHTRWRRLFSSLEFVVIDELHTYRGLFGSQVANVIRRLKRICTFYGSNPTFICASATIANPLQLAQRLLEEENIELVDRSGAPRGERRLIFYNPPLINREMGVRRSSMLEARRIAAPWIRAGVQTIVFCKSRLQVEVMLSYLRQDLAPRLDVAQRVRGYRAGYLPLHRREIEAGLRNGEITGVVSTNALELGIDIGTLQTAVLVGYPGTIASTWQQLGRAGRRSGSIGVFVASSSPLDQFIVRHPEYFLSADPEEGLIDPDNLLLLAGHLQAGLFELPFESEERLGRADVRELLQLFEEDGSATRSGGRWFWSRQAFPAEEVHLRRIAADNVVIIDTSHPRPQVIGEMDQFSAPVLLHEEAVYLHEGAQFHVDRLDWDEKKAYVRPVEVDYYTDALASVTVQVLDTFAGPDLAAISRGHGELKITSLASMFKKIKFHTHENIGSGPIHLPEQTLHTTGYWVTVEEGLWRSLGRETLEAGLQGMAHALRHVASMRLMCDPRDLGAVAEVRSVTTMLPTVTVYEVYPGGVGFSARMYELHRELFEDAASLVRECPCLAGCPSCIGPLHLAQGAKQACLKLLSATALPV; encoded by the coding sequence ATGGCCAGCTTTCCTTCATTCGACGCAGCCGGCTTCCAAGGGGATATAACGCTGGACCACGGGATTCCGGAAGCACCGGCGAATTTCGCCCCGCTGCCGTCCGACCTGCGACCGGAGCTGGTTGAAGCCCTGGCCCGGCGGGGAATCCAGCGTCTGTACTCCCACCAGGCCGACGCCTATGACGCCGTGCGGCGTGGACGCCACCTGGTCGTGGTGACGCCGACGGCGAGCGGCAAGACGCTCTGTTACAACCTCCCGGTCCTGGAGCGCCTGCTGGAAAGCCCCGAGCGGCGGGCGCTGTACCTGTATCCGACGAAGGCGCTGGCGCAAGACCAGCTCGCGGAGCTCAGCGCCCTGAAGCACGGCCTGCCCATCGAGGTGCGGGTCGATACCTACGACGGCGACACCTCTCCCGGCCGCCGGACCGCGATCCGCGAAGGCGGTCATGTCGTGATGACCAATCCGGACATGCTGCATGCCGGCGTCCTGCCCCATCACACCCGCTGGCGCCGGCTCTTCTCGAGCTTGGAGTTCGTGGTCATCGACGAGCTCCACACGTATCGCGGACTGTTCGGCAGCCAGGTAGCCAACGTCATCCGGAGGCTGAAGCGAATCTGCACGTTCTACGGCTCGAACCCGACTTTCATCTGCGCGTCCGCGACGATCGCGAATCCGCTGCAGCTCGCGCAGCGCCTCCTCGAGGAAGAGAACATCGAGCTGGTCGACCGCAGCGGCGCACCGCGTGGCGAGCGCCGGCTCATCTTCTACAACCCGCCGTTGATCAATCGCGAGATGGGCGTGCGGCGCAGCTCGATGCTCGAAGCGCGGCGCATCGCGGCACCCTGGATCCGAGCCGGCGTGCAGACCATCGTCTTCTGCAAAAGCCGCCTGCAGGTTGAGGTGATGCTCAGCTACTTGAGGCAGGACCTCGCGCCGCGGCTCGACGTCGCGCAGCGGGTTCGCGGCTACCGCGCCGGCTACCTGCCGCTGCACCGAAGAGAGATCGAGGCCGGGCTGCGAAACGGCGAGATCACCGGCGTCGTCAGCACGAACGCGCTCGAGCTCGGCATCGACATCGGCACCCTGCAGACCGCGGTGCTGGTCGGATATCCGGGAACCATCGCGTCGACGTGGCAGCAGCTCGGCAGGGCCGGTCGCCGCTCCGGGTCCATCGGCGTGTTCGTGGCGTCCAGCTCGCCGCTCGATCAGTTCATCGTGCGTCACCCGGAGTACTTCTTGAGCGCGGATCCCGAGGAAGGGCTCATCGATCCCGACAACCTGTTGCTGCTGGCAGGCCACCTGCAGGCCGGCCTCTTCGAGCTCCCGTTCGAGTCAGAGGAACGGCTCGGCCGCGCCGACGTGCGTGAGCTGCTGCAGCTGTTCGAGGAGGACGGCTCGGCGACCCGCTCCGGCGGGCGCTGGTTCTGGAGCCGACAGGCATTCCCCGCCGAGGAGGTGCACCTGCGCCGGATCGCCGCCGACAACGTGGTCATCATCGACACCTCGCACCCGCGGCCACAGGTCATCGGTGAGATGGACCAGTTCTCCGCTCCCGTGCTGCTGCACGAGGAGGCGGTCTACCTGCACGAAGGCGCGCAGTTTCACGTCGACCGCCTGGATTGGGACGAGAAGAAGGCTTACGTCCGCCCGGTCGAGGTCGATTACTACACAGACGCGCTGGCGTCGGTGACGGTTCAGGTCCTCGACACGTTTGCCGGCCCGGACCTGGCTGCGATTTCGCGCGGTCACGGCGAGCTGAAGATCACCTCGCTCGCGAGCATGTTCAAGAAGATCAAATTTCACACGCACGAGAACATCGGCTCGGGTCCCATCCACCTGCCGGAGCAGACGCTGCACACGACGGGTTACTGGGTCACGGTGGAGGAAGGCCTGTGGCGGTCGCTCGGCCGCGAGACATTGGAGGCAGGGCTGCAGGGAATGGCCCATGCGCTGCGGCACGTGGCCAGCATGCGGTTGATGTGCGACCCCCGCGACCTGGGCGCGGTCGCCGAGGTTCGCTCGGTGACGACGATGCTCCCCACCGTCACGGTGTATGAGGTTTATCCCGGCGGCGTCGGTTTCTCGGCGCGAATGTACGAGCTGCACCGCGAGCTGTTCGAAGACGCCGCCTCGCTCGTGCGCGAATGCCCGTGCCTTGCCGGGTGCCCCTCATGCATCGGGCCGCTGCATCTCGCCCAAGGAGCCAAGCAGGCGTGCCTGAAACTGCTCTCCGCGACCGCCTTACCCGTCTAG
- a CDS encoding diguanylate cyclase translates to MAQSMTTKPADVHESRRWQDIRARAIDATFDSDRRRVGERVAVVFRWLFLIVLAVLNTVNPHSGAEAKVTSDAVLAGWGAMNVAVNVLLARGYRPGKQFSLTTMALDIFFAVALVYLSDGFSSPFFLALFLAVITNAVRFGATASFMSALIISFIYLFIGGSFTPANFYIDPNATVGKVFLFLVVALTTGYMTRELERQRRSAVERAAQADSLRELSMDMTSDTDIKDVFDVLIDNAVQMTSAERGRLILASQEGFTVVASASRGPESELAPEGETIDEHQLAQAATTGEAAFAADRKGLVIPIASGEGVTALACLTQIAATFTNQDLFVVNALSGSSAVPLANALRYQRSRQEATTDALTGLANVREFRRRLEAAFARPDRRNAPLSLLLVDFDHFKSVNDELGHQHGDLVLQMGARIVRAAARAQDLVARYGGDELAVIVADTNGTGAQRLAYRIVDAVHAAAVSTTPGGHLTFSIGVATYPDDAFTATELVAAADQALYLAKREGKDRPCTFPQLVTELELADGNLVSMLTEAGPQVMVAAAHAVDHRSPVAQGHSSRVAAIADAIGRRSSFSSSQLENLRTAAFLHDVGHMTLGPDGQGFEVPGHAEAGERIVAGAKFPAEVVAAVRFHHERWDGGGKTDGMTGDGVPISARTLAVAERYEALTAGRACTRLTPQEALAKLAEGSGSEFDPAAVEALGRAVRDGSLELNLPDVALPATA, encoded by the coding sequence ATGGCGCAAAGCATGACCACCAAGCCCGCTGACGTCCACGAGTCGCGTCGCTGGCAGGACATCCGCGCGCGGGCCATCGACGCCACCTTCGATTCCGATCGCCGCCGCGTCGGGGAGCGGGTGGCGGTCGTCTTCCGCTGGCTCTTCCTGATCGTCCTGGCGGTGCTGAACACCGTCAACCCACACAGCGGGGCGGAAGCCAAAGTGACCAGCGACGCCGTCCTTGCCGGCTGGGGAGCCATGAACGTCGCGGTGAACGTGCTCCTCGCCCGCGGTTACCGGCCGGGGAAGCAGTTCAGCCTGACGACCATGGCGCTCGACATCTTTTTCGCGGTCGCCCTGGTCTACCTGTCGGACGGCTTCAGCAGCCCTTTCTTCTTGGCGCTGTTTCTGGCCGTGATCACCAACGCCGTGCGGTTCGGCGCCACCGCCAGCTTCATGTCGGCGCTGATCATCTCTTTCATCTACCTGTTCATCGGCGGCAGTTTCACGCCCGCCAACTTCTACATCGACCCCAACGCGACGGTGGGCAAGGTGTTCCTCTTCCTCGTTGTCGCGCTCACCACCGGTTACATGACGCGCGAGCTGGAGCGCCAGAGGCGCTCGGCCGTCGAGCGGGCGGCGCAGGCGGACTCGCTCCGCGAGCTGAGCATGGACATGACCAGCGACACCGACATCAAAGACGTGTTCGACGTGCTGATCGACAACGCCGTCCAGATGACGAGCGCCGAGCGCGGGCGCTTGATTCTCGCTTCGCAGGAGGGGTTCACCGTCGTCGCCAGCGCGAGCCGCGGGCCGGAGTCGGAGCTCGCTCCCGAAGGTGAAACGATTGACGAGCACCAGCTGGCCCAGGCGGCCACCACAGGCGAGGCCGCCTTCGCCGCCGACCGCAAGGGCCTGGTGATTCCGATCGCATCCGGCGAAGGTGTCACCGCCCTCGCGTGCCTGACCCAGATCGCCGCCACCTTCACCAACCAGGACCTGTTCGTGGTGAACGCCCTGTCCGGCAGCTCGGCGGTTCCGCTCGCCAACGCGCTTCGCTACCAGCGGAGCCGGCAGGAGGCGACCACGGACGCCTTGACGGGGCTGGCCAACGTCAGGGAGTTCCGCCGGCGGCTGGAGGCCGCGTTCGCGCGGCCTGACCGCCGCAACGCACCGCTGTCGCTGCTCCTCGTCGATTTTGACCATTTCAAGTCCGTGAACGATGAGCTCGGCCACCAGCACGGCGACCTGGTGCTGCAGATGGGGGCCAGGATCGTGCGGGCGGCGGCGCGAGCGCAGGACCTGGTGGCGCGTTACGGGGGTGACGAGCTGGCGGTGATCGTCGCCGATACCAACGGTACCGGAGCGCAGCGTTTGGCTTATCGCATCGTGGACGCGGTCCATGCCGCGGCGGTGTCGACGACTCCAGGCGGTCACCTGACGTTCAGCATCGGGGTCGCCACCTACCCGGATGACGCCTTCACGGCGACTGAGCTCGTGGCGGCGGCGGATCAGGCGCTGTACCTGGCCAAGCGCGAGGGCAAAGACCGTCCGTGCACGTTTCCCCAGCTCGTCACCGAGCTCGAGCTCGCGGACGGCAACCTGGTCTCGATGCTGACCGAGGCCGGGCCCCAGGTGATGGTGGCGGCCGCCCATGCGGTCGATCACCGCAGCCCCGTCGCGCAGGGACACTCGAGCCGCGTCGCCGCCATCGCGGATGCCATCGGCCGCCGCTCGAGCTTTTCCTCAAGTCAGCTGGAGAACCTCCGGACAGCGGCGTTCCTCCACGATGTCGGCCACATGACGCTCGGCCCGGACGGACAAGGATTCGAGGTCCCGGGCCATGCGGAGGCGGGCGAGAGGATAGTCGCCGGGGCGAAATTCCCGGCCGAGGTGGTGGCCGCCGTCCGGTTCCACCATGAGCGTTGGGACGGTGGCGGCAAAACCGACGGCATGACCGGGGACGGCGTTCCGATCAGCGCGAGAACCCTCGCCGTGGCCGAGAGGTATGAGGCGCTGACCGCCGGGCGCGCCTGCACGCGGTTGACGCCGCAGGAGGCGTTGGCGAAGCTGGCGGAGGGGTCGGGTTCCGAGTTCGACCCGGCCGCCGTCGAAGCGCTAGGGCGGGCCGTCCGGGATGGGAGCCTCGAGCTGAACCTCCCGGACGTGGCGCTGCCCGCGACGGCTTAG